A genome region from Stenotrophomonas maltophilia includes the following:
- a CDS encoding P-II family nitrogen regulator produces the protein MKLISAIIRPFKLDEVREALSDAGVSGITVTEVKGFGRQKGHTELYRGAEYVVDFLPKIKIETVVTDERADAVIEAIQSSAGTGKIGDGKIFVTAVEQVIRIRTGEIGADAL, from the coding sequence ATGAAACTGATCTCCGCCATCATCCGGCCGTTCAAGCTCGACGAGGTCCGCGAGGCCCTGTCCGACGCAGGCGTGTCGGGCATCACCGTGACCGAAGTGAAAGGCTTCGGCCGCCAGAAGGGCCACACCGAGCTGTATCGCGGCGCCGAGTACGTCGTCGATTTCCTGCCCAAGATCAAGATCGAAACCGTGGTCACCGACGAACGTGCCGATGCGGTGATCGAAGCGATCCAGTCGTCGGCAGGCACCGGCAAGATCGGTGACGGCAAGATCTTCGTCACCGCCGTCGAACAGGTCATCCGCATCCGCACCGGCGAAATCGGTGCCGACGCGCTGTAA
- a CDS encoding META and DUF4377 domain-containing protein, with translation MNRKLTLLLPLALMAACSQTPAPAGNGGDDVAPAAAKAADQQTLAHLDAQRLQSQHWLLQQATGADGKRIDALFAREDKPVTLDFADGRLSVSNACNHMGGSYTLADGKLTVGAMASTMMACTDKALMALDEAVSSRLQGELKATQDADGKLTLTTAKGDVLVFNPEPTAETRYGGAGETVFLEVAAKTEKCSHPLIPDYQCLQVREVKFDDKGLKQGEPGKFENFYGNIEGYTHEDGVRNVVRVKRYEVKNPPADAPSQAYVLDMVVESAIEEK, from the coding sequence ATGAACCGCAAGCTCACCCTGCTCCTCCCGCTGGCCCTGATGGCCGCCTGCAGCCAGACCCCGGCCCCGGCCGGCAACGGCGGCGACGACGTGGCCCCGGCCGCGGCCAAGGCAGCAGACCAGCAGACGCTGGCGCACCTGGACGCGCAGCGCCTGCAGAGCCAGCACTGGCTGCTGCAGCAGGCCACCGGTGCCGACGGCAAGCGCATCGACGCGCTGTTCGCCCGTGAAGACAAGCCGGTCACCCTGGACTTCGCCGACGGCCGCCTGTCGGTCAGCAACGCCTGCAACCACATGGGCGGCAGCTACACCCTGGCCGACGGCAAGCTGACCGTGGGCGCGATGGCGTCCACCATGATGGCCTGCACCGACAAGGCGCTGATGGCGCTGGACGAGGCCGTGTCGAGCCGCCTGCAGGGCGAGCTGAAGGCCACGCAGGATGCCGATGGCAAGCTGACCCTGACCACTGCCAAGGGCGACGTGCTGGTCTTCAACCCGGAACCGACCGCTGAAACCCGCTATGGCGGCGCCGGCGAAACCGTGTTCCTGGAAGTGGCTGCGAAGACCGAAAAGTGCTCGCACCCGCTGATCCCGGACTACCAGTGCCTGCAGGTGCGTGAAGTGAAGTTCGACGACAAGGGCCTGAAGCAGGGCGAGCCAGGCAAGTTCGAGAACTTCTACGGCAACATCGAGGGCTACACCCACGAAGACGGCGTGCGCAACGTGGTGCGCGTGAAGCGCTACGAGGTGAAGAACCCGCCGGCCGATGCGCCGTCGCAGGCGTACGTGCTGGACATGGTGGTCGAGTCGGCCATCGAGGAGAAATAA
- a CDS encoding YbhB/YbcL family Raf kinase inhibitor-like protein translates to MQLTSHSLTNGAPIDREFAAGDANGFAPDRNPHLAWSGVPAGTRSFLLVCVDPDVPTVPETVGRNDMTVPRDQPRCDFVHWVMADIPATVQEIAAGSCSDGFVVKGKPAPAGPAGSRQGLNDFTGWFAGNPDMAGDYLGYDGPYPPFNDERMHRYFFRVFALDVASLDLPQRFTAADAYRAMHGHVLAEAALHGTYTLNPALG, encoded by the coding sequence ATGCAGCTGACCAGCCACAGCCTGACCAACGGCGCACCGATCGATCGTGAGTTCGCCGCGGGCGACGCCAACGGTTTCGCCCCCGACCGCAACCCGCACCTGGCCTGGAGCGGGGTGCCAGCCGGCACCCGTTCGTTCCTGCTGGTATGCGTGGACCCGGACGTGCCGACCGTGCCGGAGACGGTTGGCCGCAATGACATGACGGTGCCGCGCGACCAGCCGCGCTGCGACTTCGTGCACTGGGTGATGGCCGATATCCCGGCCACGGTGCAGGAGATCGCCGCTGGCAGCTGCAGCGACGGCTTCGTGGTGAAGGGCAAGCCCGCTCCCGCCGGCCCGGCCGGCAGCCGCCAGGGCCTGAACGACTTCACCGGCTGGTTCGCGGGCAACCCGGACATGGCCGGTGACTACCTGGGCTATGACGGCCCGTATCCGCCGTTCAACGACGAGCGCATGCACCGCTACTTCTTCCGGGTATTCGCGCTGGACGTGGCGTCGCTGGACCTGCCGCAGCGCTTCACCGCCGCCGACGCGTACCGCGCCATGCACGGCCACGTGCTGGCCGAAGCCGCACTGCATGGCACCTACACGTTGAACCCGGCGCTGGGCTGA
- a CDS encoding META domain-containing protein yields the protein MKHVPVLLATALLAVCVDASAASTPTTAQLEAHTWQLTRATDAKGRRIGALFVRGRAPYTLHFGHGYLSELNLCNNVSSQYRMQGNALILENGIQTVAGCMRGDIVVQQERAGTLMSSRSPAPTLELDDRGALVLRNAQGDTAVFEPAPLPTNGR from the coding sequence ATGAAGCACGTCCCCGTCCTCCTGGCCACTGCACTGCTGGCCGTGTGCGTCGATGCCTCCGCTGCCAGCACGCCCACCACCGCCCAGCTCGAAGCCCACACATGGCAGCTCACCCGCGCCACAGATGCAAAGGGCAGGCGCATCGGCGCGTTGTTCGTCCGCGGTCGCGCGCCCTATACGCTGCACTTCGGGCACGGTTACCTGAGCGAGTTGAACCTGTGCAACAACGTCAGCAGCCAGTACCGGATGCAGGGCAACGCACTGATCCTGGAGAACGGCATCCAGACAGTGGCCGGATGCATGCGTGGTGACATCGTCGTGCAGCAGGAACGTGCTGGAACGCTGATGAGCAGCCGGAGCCCGGCACCGACGCTTGAGCTGGATGACCGCGGCGCGCTGGTACTGCGCAACGCGCAGGGCGACACCGCGGTGTTCGAACCGGCACCGCTGCCAACGAATGGAAGGTAG
- a CDS encoding undecaprenyl-diphosphate phosphatase gives MSDLLSALLLGILEGLTEFLPISSTGHLLIAQHWLGARSDFFNIVIQAGAIVAVVLVFRQRLLQLATGFNQRENREYVFKLGAAFLVTAVVGLVVRKAGWSLPETVSPVAWALIIGGVWMLLVEAYTARLPDRDQVTWTVAIGVGLAQVVAGVFPGTSRSASAIFLAMLLGLSRRAAAAEFVFLVGIPTMFAASAYTFLEMARAGQLGSENWTEVGVAFLAAAVTGFVVVKWLMGYIKSHKFTAFAIYRIALGAALLLWLPSGS, from the coding sequence ATGTCCGACCTGCTCTCCGCCCTGCTGCTGGGCATCCTCGAAGGCTTGACCGAATTCCTGCCGATCTCCAGCACCGGCCATCTGCTCATCGCCCAGCACTGGCTGGGGGCCCGCTCGGACTTCTTCAACATCGTCATCCAGGCCGGCGCGATCGTGGCCGTGGTGCTGGTGTTCCGCCAGCGCCTGCTGCAGCTGGCCACCGGCTTCAACCAGCGCGAGAACCGCGAGTACGTGTTCAAGCTGGGGGCCGCCTTCCTGGTCACCGCGGTGGTCGGCCTGGTCGTGCGCAAGGCCGGCTGGTCGCTGCCGGAAACGGTCAGCCCGGTGGCCTGGGCACTGATCATCGGTGGCGTCTGGATGCTGCTGGTGGAGGCCTACACCGCGCGCCTGCCCGACCGCGATCAGGTGACCTGGACGGTAGCGATCGGCGTGGGCCTGGCGCAGGTGGTGGCCGGTGTGTTCCCGGGCACCTCGCGCTCGGCCTCGGCGATCTTCCTGGCCATGCTGCTGGGCCTGAGCCGCCGTGCCGCCGCCGCCGAGTTCGTGTTCCTGGTCGGCATCCCCACCATGTTCGCCGCCAGCGCCTACACCTTCCTGGAGATGGCCAGGGCCGGGCAGCTGGGCAGCGAGAACTGGACCGAGGTGGGCGTGGCCTTCCTTGCCGCGGCCGTCACCGGCTTCGTCGTAGTGAAGTGGCTGATGGGCTACATCAAGTCGCACAAGTTCACCGCCTTCGCCATCTACCGCATCGCGCTGGGCGCGGCGCTGCTGCTGTGGTTGCCTTCCGGCAGCTGA
- the glnA gene encoding type I glutamate--ammonia ligase: MSVENVEKLIKDNQIEFVDLRFVDMRGVEQHVTFPVSIIEPSLFEEGKMFDGSSIAGWKGINESDMVLLPDTASAYVDPFYADPTIVISCDILDPATMQPYGRCPRGIAKRAEAYLKSSGIAETAFFGPEPEFFIFDSVRFANEMGNTFFKVDSEEAAWNSGAKYDGANSGYRPGVKGGYFPVPPTDTLHDLRAEMCKTLEQVGIEVEVQHHEVATAGQCEIGTKFSTLVQKADELLRMKYVIKNVAHRNGKTVTFMPKPIVGDNGSGMHVHQSLSKGGTNLFSGDGYGGLSQLALWYIGGIFKHAKAINAFANSGTNSYKRLVPGFEAPVMLAYSARNRSASCRIPWVSNPKARRIEMRFPDPIQSGYLTFTALMMAGLDGIKNQIDPGAPSDKDLYDLPPEEEKLIPQVCSSLDQALEALDKDREFLKAGGVMSDDFIDGYIALKMQEVTKFRAATHPLEYQLYYAS, from the coding sequence ATGTCCGTGGAAAACGTTGAGAAGCTGATCAAGGACAACCAGATCGAGTTCGTCGATCTGCGCTTTGTCGACATGCGTGGTGTCGAGCAGCACGTGACCTTCCCGGTCAGCATCATCGAGCCGTCGCTGTTCGAAGAAGGCAAGATGTTCGACGGCAGCTCGATCGCCGGCTGGAAGGGCATCAACGAGTCGGACATGGTGCTGCTGCCGGATACCGCCAGCGCCTACGTCGACCCGTTCTACGCCGATCCGACCATCGTGATCAGCTGCGACATCCTGGACCCGGCCACCATGCAGCCGTATGGCCGTTGCCCGCGCGGCATCGCCAAGCGCGCCGAGGCCTACCTGAAGTCCTCCGGCATCGCCGAAACCGCGTTCTTCGGCCCGGAACCGGAATTCTTCATCTTCGATTCGGTCCGTTTTGCCAATGAAATGGGCAACACCTTCTTCAAGGTCGATTCCGAAGAAGCCGCCTGGAACAGCGGCGCCAAGTACGACGGCGCCAACAGCGGCTACCGTCCGGGCGTGAAGGGCGGTTACTTCCCGGTTCCGCCGACCGACACCCTGCACGACCTGCGCGCCGAGATGTGCAAGACTCTGGAACAGGTCGGCATCGAAGTGGAAGTGCAGCACCACGAAGTGGCCACCGCCGGCCAGTGCGAGATCGGCACCAAGTTCAGCACCCTGGTGCAGAAGGCCGACGAACTGTTGCGCATGAAGTACGTCATCAAGAACGTCGCGCACCGCAATGGCAAGACCGTCACCTTCATGCCCAAGCCGATCGTCGGCGACAACGGCAGCGGCATGCACGTGCACCAGTCGCTGTCCAAGGGCGGCACCAACCTGTTCTCCGGTGACGGCTACGGCGGCCTGAGCCAGCTGGCGCTGTGGTACATCGGCGGCATCTTCAAGCACGCCAAGGCCATCAATGCCTTCGCCAACTCGGGCACCAACAGCTACAAGCGCCTGGTGCCGGGCTTCGAAGCGCCGGTGATGCTGGCCTACTCGGCCCGCAACCGCTCGGCCTCGTGCCGCATTCCGTGGGTGTCCAACCCGAAGGCACGCCGCATCGAAATGCGCTTCCCGGACCCGATCCAGTCCGGCTACCTGACCTTCACCGCGCTGATGATGGCCGGCCTGGACGGCATCAAGAACCAGATCGACCCGGGCGCACCGAGCGACAAGGACCTGTACGACCTGCCGCCGGAAGAAGAGAAGCTGATCCCGCAGGTCTGCTCCTCGCTGGACCAGGCGCTGGAAGCGCTGGACAAGGACCGCGAGTTCCTGAAGGCCGGTGGCGTGATGAGCGACGACTTCATCGACGGCTACATCGCGCTGAAGATGCAGGAAGTGACCAAGTTCCGCGCGGCCACCCACCCGCTGGAATACCAGCTGTACTACGCCAGCTGA
- a CDS encoding NADPH-dependent FMN reductase, with product MKILALSGSVRRRSTNTALLMALKAIAPPGMEIEVYTGIGELPVFSPDLEGADEPGSVTCFKAAIAHSDGVLVCSPEYVRGIPGGLKNAIDWLVSGDQIVGRPIALVHASHRGEDMLQELRAVLSTVSAAFSTTLFLRVPVLGLEPEQVIDVLQSKVHRADADTFLARFADYCRSIV from the coding sequence ATGAAGATTCTTGCCCTCTCCGGAAGCGTACGCCGGCGGTCGACCAACACCGCTCTGCTGATGGCGCTGAAGGCCATCGCACCGCCCGGAATGGAGATTGAGGTCTACACTGGCATCGGCGAACTGCCGGTGTTCTCCCCGGATCTGGAAGGCGCCGACGAACCTGGCAGCGTGACCTGCTTCAAGGCGGCCATCGCGCACAGCGATGGCGTGCTGGTATGCAGCCCGGAATACGTGCGCGGCATTCCCGGCGGGCTCAAGAATGCGATTGACTGGCTGGTATCCGGCGACCAGATCGTCGGTCGGCCCATTGCGTTGGTGCACGCGTCCCATCGTGGCGAGGACATGCTGCAGGAACTGCGCGCGGTGCTGTCCACGGTCAGTGCCGCGTTCAGCACAACGCTGTTCCTGCGTGTACCGGTGCTTGGCCTGGAGCCCGAGCAGGTGATTGACGTACTGCAGTCGAAGGTGCACCGCGCCGACGCTGATACGTTCCTGGCGCGGTTTGCCGATTACTGCCGGTCAATCGTGTAG